Proteins found in one Brevibacillus brevis genomic segment:
- a CDS encoding J domain-containing protein, whose product MKNYYEILGLTKQASTNDIKKAYRQLAKQHHPDVNAGSSESERIFKEITEAYQTLQDPALREAYDARYEAFQQKKQQTGGHTSSTKQGQSKQQAQSAPGVNFEDLGSTFERFFGFHPKTGEINPNTMKSEKKNPLDTTDMFEQFFRMKKK is encoded by the coding sequence ATGAAAAATTATTACGAGATTCTGGGGCTAACCAAACAGGCTTCCACGAATGACATCAAAAAAGCATACCGTCAACTGGCAAAGCAGCATCATCCGGATGTCAATGCCGGGAGCAGTGAGTCAGAACGAATTTTTAAAGAAATTACCGAGGCCTATCAGACATTGCAGGACCCGGCCTTGCGCGAGGCGTACGACGCACGTTACGAAGCTTTTCAGCAGAAGAAACAACAAACTGGTGGTCATACAAGCAGTACAAAACAAGGACAAAGCAAACAGCAAGCGCAGTCTGCACCGGGTGTAAACTTCGAAGACTTGGGGAGCACCTTTGAACGATTTTTTGGGTTTCATCCGAAGACAGGCGAGATTAATCCAAACACCATGAAATCCGAGAAGAAAAATCCACTGGATACAACGGATATGTTTGAACAGTTTTTCCGCATGAAGAAAAAATAA
- a CDS encoding FHA domain-containing protein: protein MAKKKGYQKSVRVKLIELLISILVICALIYVFGYTDSNALKIFTGIAFGLFLFGVIIVRFGSPDEPAPKKEDGVTKLVLLDEEGESVKEWFIQGETSLLIGKSSAQNEVDIDLADAEYAALISKQHAVLNQASGDWFIEDIHSKNGTGIKQPNKRDKSKLEIEQPHKVKAGDIIYIANTRLLLK, encoded by the coding sequence GTGGCGAAGAAAAAAGGGTACCAAAAGTCCGTCAGAGTGAAGCTCATAGAGTTGCTGATTTCCATTCTTGTGATTTGTGCACTTATTTATGTCTTTGGTTATACGGACAGCAACGCTCTGAAAATCTTTACAGGAATTGCCTTCGGACTCTTTTTGTTCGGGGTCATTATCGTCAGATTCGGAAGCCCCGACGAACCGGCGCCAAAAAAAGAGGATGGCGTCACCAAACTGGTTTTATTGGATGAAGAGGGAGAGAGCGTGAAGGAGTGGTTCATCCAAGGGGAGACATCCCTTTTGATCGGCAAAAGCTCTGCGCAAAACGAGGTCGACATCGACTTGGCGGACGCGGAATACGCCGCTTTGATCAGCAAGCAGCATGCGGTTCTGAATCAAGCGTCTGGGGACTGGTTCATCGAGGATATTCATTCCAAAAACGGCACAGGCATCAAGCAGCCGAACAAACGCGACAAGAGCAAGCTGGAGATTGAACAGCCGCATAAAGTGAAGGCTGGCGACATCATTTACATAGCTAATACCCGCTTGTTGCTGAAATAA
- a CDS encoding PP2C family protein-serine/threonine phosphatase yields the protein MFQQGAIPYLVVLGVIIAITLLFRLRAALIRQEMNPVIQIGNGQTIGRREEQDDYFSTATSSHGTIAVLADGISGLANGRLASTLAVTTFIREFTKLDNPKHLSLFFSRAASLANSEILQALRGSRGGTTLVAGVIVEDKLYWGAVGDSIITVFRNGEFISINQKDIYESVLEARFLSGEITKDEALDHPQKKQLINYLGYDNFQNIEIGREPFPLEKGDKVILCSDGVYDTLTEMELEQILFQNIAAHDAADQIIEAVESKQKANQDNATILILEKGW from the coding sequence ATGTTTCAACAGGGCGCAATCCCGTATCTGGTCGTCCTTGGCGTGATCATTGCCATTACTCTTTTGTTTCGTCTGCGTGCAGCTTTGATCCGGCAAGAAATGAATCCCGTCATCCAGATCGGAAATGGACAGACGATCGGCAGACGAGAAGAACAGGATGATTACTTTTCGACAGCAACATCGTCTCATGGGACGATTGCAGTCTTGGCTGATGGAATCAGTGGACTGGCTAACGGCAGACTTGCTTCAACACTTGCCGTGACTACATTTATCCGTGAGTTTACAAAGCTGGACAACCCGAAGCATTTGTCCCTCTTCTTTTCCCGGGCCGCTTCTCTTGCCAATTCGGAGATTTTGCAGGCGCTGAGAGGAAGTCGGGGTGGGACTACACTGGTCGCTGGCGTAATCGTAGAGGACAAGCTGTATTGGGGAGCGGTTGGAGACAGTATCATTACCGTTTTCCGGAATGGAGAATTCATCTCGATCAATCAAAAAGACATTTATGAGTCGGTGCTGGAGGCTCGTTTTCTGTCCGGCGAGATTACGAAGGACGAGGCATTGGACCATCCGCAGAAAAAACAGCTAATCAACTACTTGGGCTACGATAACTTTCAAAATATCGAAATTGGTCGTGAGCCGTTTCCGCTTGAGAAGGGAGACAAGGTCATCCTCTGTAGTGACGGCGTTTACGATACGTTAACTGAGATGGAGCTGGAGCAGATTTTGTTCCAAAATATCGCTGCCCATGACGCGGCTGACCAAATCATTGAAGCGGTGGAAAGCAAGCAAAAAGCCAATCAGGACAACGCAACCATTCTCATCCTGGAAAAAGGCTGGTAA
- a CDS encoding transcriptional regulator has product MDIINQTNRTMLFEEINPEKLDLITIVGDVKGIDSLSDDKIKEINEHLLVRSFDEFLDKFSPSVYSFYNAANQKVMYTLKKPDGIAEDAISEIKIDQSNDFLKMLFTLIDTKRSQGITNVDFKFENLLDMISPKKVMDDIRQVRKEIHYLYGHYEKLDDGDPKKLDLGDKLNTMFEDASKNYNNVMAMLPLAIEDIKTRLLLGGAQEENQSEAIQIGMLTIGEDGELKIIEAPKSDSRELMVLDENSGNGLMNVFEEDYESITETPSSYVKDLVVRTFCPLPTVHTEVNIETEVQNYNTYLEFYKNAKDDFVKTVKPLVEKILGVKMFFDQYVTKNKGMQPAMLITNTKLDMLVKSSNIPRLETYLNTVNAKNDFTDTIWFGIVPSVDMDSAGKAKVTRERFRGNEKVVKQDGNTMESLTMLLQVVKDFKVQVFFSFSTGEETTFNSMATAGIDKYIDKCGILVRKEFSEFAIPCIPNFTIIPKDKSGVVIDSRMLQTEDGVKLSQEKEDILKLWIEGVYVGASYVAAGVVAAYQCPEYLRETFKVVSREYPGVRFDIEAGENGLRAVTTMAKEISGFTNNIKDSINRKNFGFVFSSENAQIQGKDIKRITVYKARSLAMAEDGFDSIYKTLVSTYIERILRFQTGDFKHDNIVKFFSNNPSSQKSKWLGTRGFVNSIIQDGDDMSYIIDDKSNLCHIDLVFNGNVKNLEVTITKGTTPVKA; this is encoded by the coding sequence ATGGACATTATTAACCAGACCAACCGAACCATGCTGTTCGAAGAGATCAACCCGGAAAAATTGGACCTGATCACTATTGTTGGAGATGTAAAAGGAATCGACAGTCTCAGCGACGACAAGATCAAGGAGATCAACGAGCATCTTCTCGTGCGCAGCTTCGATGAGTTTTTGGACAAGTTCTCCCCGAGTGTGTATTCGTTCTACAATGCAGCGAACCAAAAAGTGATGTACACCTTGAAAAAGCCTGACGGAATTGCAGAGGATGCGATTTCTGAAATCAAGATCGATCAAAGCAATGACTTCTTGAAAATGCTGTTTACCCTGATTGATACGAAGCGCAGCCAAGGGATCACCAACGTGGATTTCAAATTCGAGAATTTGCTCGATATGATTTCCCCGAAAAAAGTGATGGATGACATCCGTCAGGTCCGCAAAGAGATTCACTATTTGTACGGCCATTACGAAAAGCTCGATGATGGCGATCCGAAGAAGCTCGATCTCGGTGACAAGCTGAACACGATGTTCGAGGATGCGAGCAAAAACTACAACAACGTCATGGCGATGCTGCCGCTGGCGATTGAAGATATCAAAACACGACTGCTCTTGGGCGGCGCTCAAGAAGAGAACCAATCCGAAGCGATTCAGATCGGGATGCTGACGATTGGGGAAGACGGAGAACTGAAGATCATTGAGGCACCAAAGAGTGACAGCCGCGAGCTGATGGTTCTCGATGAAAACAGCGGAAACGGACTGATGAACGTTTTCGAAGAGGATTACGAGTCGATCACGGAGACGCCATCCTCCTATGTAAAAGATCTCGTGGTTCGCACCTTCTGCCCGCTGCCGACGGTACATACCGAAGTCAATATTGAGACAGAAGTACAGAACTACAATACGTATCTCGAGTTCTACAAAAACGCCAAGGACGACTTCGTAAAAACAGTGAAGCCTTTGGTTGAGAAAATTTTGGGCGTGAAGATGTTCTTCGATCAGTACGTGACCAAGAACAAAGGCATGCAGCCAGCTATGCTGATCACGAATACGAAGCTCGACATGCTCGTGAAAAGCAGCAACATCCCACGTCTGGAGACATACCTGAACACGGTCAACGCGAAAAATGACTTCACGGATACCATCTGGTTCGGAATCGTTCCATCTGTGGATATGGATTCTGCGGGAAAAGCAAAAGTGACTCGCGAGCGTTTCCGTGGGAACGAAAAAGTCGTCAAGCAGGACGGCAATACGATGGAATCGCTCACCATGCTGCTTCAAGTCGTCAAGGACTTCAAGGTGCAAGTGTTCTTCAGCTTCAGTACAGGTGAAGAAACGACCTTCAACAGCATGGCGACAGCGGGCATTGATAAATATATCGACAAGTGCGGAATCCTGGTACGCAAAGAATTCAGTGAATTCGCTATCCCATGCATTCCGAACTTCACGATTATTCCGAAAGATAAATCAGGAGTTGTCATCGACAGCAGAATGCTGCAAACCGAAGACGGCGTGAAGCTGTCCCAGGAAAAAGAAGACATCCTGAAGCTGTGGATCGAGGGTGTCTATGTTGGTGCCAGCTATGTAGCTGCTGGTGTCGTGGCAGCGTACCAGTGTCCAGAGTACTTGCGCGAAACATTCAAAGTGGTTAGCCGCGAGTATCCGGGTGTGCGCTTTGACATCGAAGCAGGTGAAAACGGACTGCGCGCTGTTACCACAATGGCCAAAGAAATCTCAGGCTTCACCAACAACATCAAAGATTCCATCAACCGCAAAAACTTTGGATTCGTCTTCTCTTCGGAAAATGCACAAATCCAAGGCAAAGACATCAAGCGCATTACTGTGTACAAGGCACGTAGCCTCGCTATGGCAGAGGACGGCTTTGATTCCATCTACAAAACACTTGTCAGCACCTATATCGAGCGGATTCTCCGCTTCCAGACGGGTGATTTCAAACACGACAACATCGTGAAGTTCTTCAGTAACAATCCGAGCAGCCAAAAAAGCAAATGGCTGGGCACGCGTGGCTTCGTGAACTCCATCATTCAAGATGGCGATGATATGAGCTACATCATCGATGACAAGAGCAATCTGTGCCATATCGATTTGGTGTTCAACGGCAATGTGAAAAACCTGGAGGTCACCATCACCAAAGGAACGACTCCGGTCAAGGCATAG
- a CDS encoding FHA domain-containing protein produces MSLTRCANGHMFSTRKHGSTCPYCSMVVEPGAKPDNKAPARVADDDKTMPYLGETEGIEPVTGWLVCIEGPQQGQDYRIMAEKNFIGRAEDMHIRIVGDNAISRRNHAVIVYDPKKRNFYLLPGDASGLAYHNNEAVYTPVELTAYDVLQLGKSTFIFIPLCGVHFEWDNSNKGKE; encoded by the coding sequence ATGAGTTTGACAAGATGCGCGAATGGTCACATGTTTAGCACCAGAAAACACGGAAGCACCTGCCCTTATTGCAGTATGGTCGTTGAGCCTGGGGCGAAACCGGACAACAAAGCACCAGCGAGAGTGGCAGACGACGATAAGACGATGCCGTATCTAGGGGAAACAGAAGGAATTGAGCCTGTTACCGGATGGCTGGTATGTATTGAGGGGCCGCAACAAGGTCAAGATTACCGCATTATGGCAGAGAAGAACTTCATCGGTCGCGCAGAGGATATGCATATCCGAATCGTCGGGGACAACGCGATCTCCCGCCGCAATCATGCGGTGATTGTCTACGATCCGAAAAAACGCAACTTTTACTTGCTCCCGGGCGATGCGTCGGGGCTTGCTTATCATAACAATGAAGCGGTGTACACGCCAGTTGAGCTTACTGCGTACGATGTGCTTCAGCTCGGAAAGAGTACCTTTATATTCATCCCGCTATGCGGTGTTCACTTCGAGTGGGACAACTCCAACAAAGGCAAGGAATGA
- a CDS encoding PP2C family protein-serine/threonine phosphatase, with amino-acid sequence MRKDNSEFITGFLSESGSFVRNKDYFAYTELDDIACWVIARGLDNDQEVESAELAAKSVLGYFLQKPSISRYRIRRYLQEAHRVLQAESHRVRLKASLTVVVTDYARVRYGVAGNTRLYQFRNGRLQWQSKDQSLAQQMVDGEEIAEDALDQHEERHNLLSYLGTPNEFRPFVSKKFPLYDGDVFLLATPGLWEKVNPAEMQDGLQEAKDPEAWIDTLEDVLLSKQEHVVQNYTAAAIFANKIFKTDPQKKWRIIKRVALILLVLALAGGGALLYKMKEAERIADAATGMFEYETAGDAFIAEGDYPKALKAYSDARNAANIVKNKVQAALLAKKIRITQLIVDGDTAVKDEQYAKALDKYDKALKEMKGRDDFNEPEILEKKEKTQSYVLVMQWKKEGDLLFEAQDYAGAEAYYQKARKLALETSFVTGEKELRTKLDEVASKKTGIDKEKKTLDGDKLEKQGDESYAAQDFEGAIQSYTMAQEIYQEIGVLEKVLAMERKVTKAEEKLNPPAAPPSAGASAGQPPVQGTSAASQPTAVPVNQTAPVNQTAPVNQTAPVNQTAPNNQTPSVNQTVPVNPAAPTYQPVQAPPVVPTNQAVPPATTAPATQPVQPPQANPSATANPTQEEAAKTP; translated from the coding sequence ATGAGAAAGGACAACAGTGAATTCATTACCGGGTTTCTATCCGAATCAGGCAGCTTCGTTCGCAACAAGGATTACTTTGCCTACACGGAGCTGGATGATATCGCGTGCTGGGTAATCGCCCGCGGATTGGACAATGATCAGGAAGTAGAAAGTGCGGAGTTGGCGGCCAAAAGCGTTCTGGGCTACTTTTTGCAGAAGCCATCCATTTCGCGTTATCGCATACGCCGCTATTTGCAGGAAGCCCATCGTGTCCTGCAAGCCGAGAGCCATCGCGTCAGGCTAAAAGCGAGCTTGACCGTAGTCGTAACGGACTATGCCAGAGTGAGGTATGGGGTCGCTGGTAACACCCGACTGTATCAGTTTCGCAATGGCCGATTGCAATGGCAGAGCAAGGATCAGAGTCTTGCCCAACAGATGGTGGATGGGGAGGAAATCGCAGAGGACGCGCTTGATCAGCACGAAGAGCGACATAATCTCTTGAGCTATTTGGGGACACCCAATGAATTTCGTCCGTTTGTCTCCAAAAAGTTTCCGCTCTATGACGGTGATGTTTTTCTACTTGCCACCCCCGGTCTGTGGGAGAAAGTAAATCCGGCCGAAATGCAGGACGGGCTTCAAGAGGCGAAAGATCCTGAAGCCTGGATCGATACGCTAGAAGATGTGCTTTTGAGCAAGCAAGAGCATGTCGTTCAAAACTACACGGCAGCCGCTATTTTTGCGAACAAAATTTTTAAGACAGACCCACAAAAAAAATGGCGAATTATCAAACGGGTGGCACTCATCCTTCTCGTGCTTGCCTTGGCTGGAGGCGGAGCTCTGCTGTACAAGATGAAGGAAGCGGAGCGCATCGCGGATGCTGCGACAGGGATGTTTGAGTATGAAACAGCCGGAGACGCTTTCATTGCGGAGGGAGATTATCCGAAGGCACTCAAGGCGTACAGCGATGCCCGAAATGCCGCAAATATCGTGAAAAACAAAGTTCAGGCTGCCCTCTTGGCCAAAAAGATCCGCATTACACAGTTGATCGTGGATGGAGATACGGCTGTAAAGGATGAGCAGTACGCCAAAGCATTGGATAAGTACGACAAGGCGCTCAAGGAAATGAAAGGGCGCGATGATTTTAACGAACCGGAGATTTTGGAGAAAAAAGAAAAGACGCAATCGTATGTGCTCGTCATGCAGTGGAAAAAGGAAGGCGATCTCTTGTTTGAGGCACAGGATTACGCTGGTGCGGAGGCCTATTACCAAAAGGCGCGCAAGCTGGCGTTGGAAACGTCCTTTGTGACAGGAGAAAAGGAGCTTCGCACCAAGCTGGACGAGGTAGCTTCCAAAAAGACCGGAATCGATAAGGAAAAGAAGACGCTTGATGGCGACAAGCTGGAGAAGCAAGGCGACGAGAGCTATGCGGCGCAAGACTTCGAGGGAGCGATCCAATCATATACGATGGCCCAGGAAATTTATCAGGAGATTGGTGTGCTGGAAAAAGTTTTGGCGATGGAGCGCAAGGTGACAAAGGCAGAGGAGAAGCTAAATCCTCCTGCTGCTCCGCCGTCGGCAGGTGCGTCAGCAGGACAGCCACCTGTGCAAGGGACGAGTGCTGCTAGTCAACCAACGGCAGTTCCGGTGAATCAAACGGCACCAGTTAACCAGACGGCTCCCGTAAATCAGACGGCACCGGTGAATCAGACGGCACCGAATAACCAAACGCCCTCGGTTAACCAGACAGTCCCAGTAAATCCGGCGGCTCCAACGTACCAACCAGTTCAGGCGCCTCCAGTAGTGCCGACCAATCAAGCAGTTCCGCCAGCCACGACAGCTCCGGCGACTCAGCCAGTTCAGCCACCGCAAGCTAATCCATCAGCTACAGCCAATCCGACACAGGAGGAGGCAGCGAAAACGCCATGA
- a CDS encoding VWA domain-containing protein: protein MYKNRQSTVSMPPLFRMVVIGLLLPMLFLSAPLTAGANGTADAGVDAVFVVDTSNSMNKTDPGKTAAEVMSMFIDMSEATRTRIGFVAYNDRIVQAQSPASMAEARDREQLKRTIQGLRYSGYSDLGLGLRRGAEMIEKAKDPARKPFLILLSDGGTDLRQNAGGRSVAASNKDVETAISKAKAQGYPIYTIGLNSDGSVQKEQLKKIAEATGGTSFVTQSTDDLPEIFNQIFAKHIQSQLVSVAAMTATGGLQEVTVTIPNSSMQEANIILLSNNPLLESQVYYQSQNVHFMKSKKYSLMKIEKPKKGNYLVKFRGKPGDLVKINLLGNYSLMAGVEVKPEPVIKGIPATFTTYLNHLEGRLDDKDVYASMQAELIVNDLVGKKEEKVPMKNLGDSFTVDYVFPHTGKYQWKIFMNGPDFYRETATSVYDITNISPVAASVNTLTIEKENGEQAIDLGSFFTDANNDKLTYTIVTADPEERFVATIQDAALKLTPEKSGTSEITITATDAEGASVTGPLVITVHSVWDRYITIGMIVLLVAAIGYGVYLLTRPKPAFVGRLEGYFLHTASGNDIPVKFWPLASFGKKQRITLQELFTSLDVNEHLPEAQKIYFQPGKNQTLLLVNHSHCTIERGKETMPRHKKLVLQYNDKVYVTFEDRMTEIEIRFKKSSSNEEAS from the coding sequence ATGTACAAAAATCGTCAGTCAACCGTCTCTATGCCGCCACTTTTCCGAATGGTGGTCATTGGACTGCTCCTCCCCATGCTCTTCTTGTCCGCCCCACTAACTGCTGGGGCAAATGGAACAGCAGATGCCGGAGTAGACGCGGTCTTTGTCGTTGATACGAGTAATTCCATGAACAAAACGGACCCTGGCAAAACAGCCGCAGAGGTCATGAGTATGTTCATTGATATGAGCGAAGCCACGCGTACCCGCATTGGCTTTGTTGCCTATAATGATCGAATTGTACAAGCTCAGTCTCCAGCGAGCATGGCCGAAGCAAGAGATCGGGAACAGCTCAAGCGAACCATTCAAGGGTTGCGTTACTCTGGGTATTCGGATTTGGGACTCGGTTTGCGCAGAGGGGCAGAGATGATTGAAAAAGCAAAGGACCCGGCTCGCAAGCCATTTTTGATCCTTTTGTCAGACGGGGGAACAGATTTGCGGCAAAACGCGGGTGGCAGGAGTGTGGCAGCATCCAACAAGGATGTGGAGACAGCTATCTCGAAGGCAAAAGCGCAAGGCTATCCGATCTATACGATTGGTCTCAATAGCGATGGCTCCGTCCAGAAGGAACAATTGAAAAAAATCGCTGAGGCAACAGGCGGAACTTCCTTTGTCACACAAAGTACGGATGATCTGCCTGAAATCTTCAATCAGATTTTTGCCAAGCATATTCAATCTCAGCTCGTTTCGGTGGCAGCCATGACAGCGACCGGCGGCTTGCAGGAAGTGACCGTAACCATTCCTAACTCTAGCATGCAGGAAGCAAACATTATCCTGTTGTCCAACAATCCGCTGTTGGAATCGCAAGTGTACTATCAATCGCAGAATGTCCATTTTATGAAATCAAAAAAATACTCGCTGATGAAAATAGAAAAGCCGAAGAAGGGGAACTATCTCGTTAAATTTAGAGGCAAACCCGGGGATTTGGTGAAGATCAACTTACTGGGGAATTACAGCTTGATGGCTGGTGTGGAGGTCAAGCCTGAACCTGTTATCAAGGGGATTCCTGCCACGTTTACTACCTATCTGAACCATCTGGAGGGACGACTGGATGACAAGGATGTGTACGCATCCATGCAAGCAGAACTGATCGTAAACGATCTCGTGGGGAAAAAAGAAGAAAAGGTCCCGATGAAGAATCTTGGCGATAGCTTTACGGTCGACTACGTCTTCCCTCACACGGGCAAGTACCAGTGGAAAATCTTTATGAACGGCCCGGACTTTTATCGCGAAACGGCTACGAGCGTTTATGACATTACGAATATCTCGCCAGTTGCTGCTTCGGTCAATACCTTGACAATCGAGAAGGAAAACGGTGAGCAGGCTATCGATTTGGGTTCGTTCTTCACGGACGCCAATAACGACAAGCTGACCTATACCATCGTCACCGCTGATCCCGAAGAACGATTTGTCGCTACGATTCAAGACGCGGCTCTGAAGCTGACACCCGAGAAAAGCGGTACATCAGAAATCACCATCACCGCCACAGATGCAGAAGGAGCAAGTGTCACAGGCCCACTGGTCATTACCGTACACTCGGTATGGGATCGCTACATCACCATCGGCATGATTGTGTTGCTCGTAGCTGCGATTGGCTACGGTGTTTACTTGCTTACACGTCCCAAGCCTGCGTTTGTGGGTCGCCTGGAGGGTTATTTCCTGCACACGGCAAGCGGCAATGACATCCCTGTCAAGTTTTGGCCTCTCGCCTCCTTTGGCAAGAAGCAGCGGATCACGTTGCAGGAGCTGTTCACCAGTTTGGATGTGAATGAGCATTTGCCCGAAGCGCAGAAGATTTACTTCCAGCCGGGAAAAAATCAGACGCTCCTCTTGGTCAATCATAGTCACTGCACAATTGAACGGGGCAAAGAAACCATGCCCCGGCATAAAAAGCTCGTCCTCCAATACAACGACAAGGTGTATGTGACCTTTGAGGATCGGATGACCGAGATCGAAATTCGCTTTAAGAAATCGTCGTCTAATGAGGAAGCTTCCTAA
- a CDS encoding VOC family protein: MAHLESLLHVQVPVKNLEEAIVWYCNHLGFSLQARYCTSAFLALSAGPTLMIWETDEQTSTTFTVHHQPMPVFLYTTSDVHALHDYLQAHEVSITHYQNDGFGWVLKFFDPSGNMWGVIQKNN; the protein is encoded by the coding sequence ATGGCACATTTGGAATCGTTGCTTCACGTACAAGTTCCCGTAAAAAATTTGGAAGAGGCCATTGTCTGGTACTGCAATCACCTTGGCTTTTCCTTGCAGGCGCGGTATTGTACTTCCGCTTTTCTTGCCCTGTCTGCGGGACCCACCTTGATGATATGGGAAACCGATGAGCAGACGTCCACAACCTTTACCGTTCATCATCAACCCATGCCTGTCTTTTTGTACACCACTTCCGATGTCCATGCACTCCATGATTATTTGCAGGCCCATGAAGTCTCGATTACCCACTACCAAAACGATGGCTTCGGATGGGTGCTCAAGTTTTTTGACCCGAGCGGAAACATGTGGGGAGTCATTCAAAAGAACAACTAG
- a CDS encoding serine/threonine protein kinase yields the protein MGQVERERGLKKGTILQKAYRIKKTISTSELSNVYVVYHMKSKRTLILKEFFPQALAMRDLDHVKVTCRRPTLKNKFDMLLDSFWQEASLHKELNHPNIIGYIDHFTENGTGYLVVDYCKGKTLDEYVLAQTELDLGAFLHQTVLPVFDGLDYLHKKGIIHRDIKPKNILVTEAGHPVLIDFGSAIYFESDEPKPIVTTEGYSPLEFYSGQSKQGVVSDIYSLAATLYYCLTKERPVEVAARVIEDTLPAIRTRNPDVPLLLANVIMWGLAVDSKKRCPTLKLFATAIRAEHLIWKGKARFSLRKLPH from the coding sequence ATGGGACAGGTAGAACGGGAAAGAGGTCTGAAAAAAGGCACGATCCTGCAAAAAGCTTATCGGATCAAAAAGACCATTTCCACAAGTGAGCTGTCGAATGTGTATGTGGTCTACCATATGAAAAGCAAGCGGACACTTATTCTCAAAGAGTTTTTCCCTCAAGCATTGGCGATGCGAGATTTGGATCACGTGAAGGTCACTTGTCGCAGACCAACGTTAAAAAACAAATTCGACATGTTGCTAGACAGCTTTTGGCAAGAGGCGTCCCTGCACAAGGAACTGAATCATCCCAATATCATCGGATACATCGACCATTTTACGGAAAATGGCACAGGTTATCTCGTCGTGGACTATTGCAAAGGAAAGACGCTGGATGAGTATGTACTCGCCCAAACTGAGCTTGATCTGGGAGCATTTTTGCATCAGACGGTACTTCCGGTATTTGACGGATTAGACTATTTGCACAAAAAAGGCATTATTCATCGCGATATCAAGCCCAAAAATATCCTGGTCACTGAAGCTGGCCATCCTGTGCTGATCGATTTTGGCTCCGCGATCTACTTCGAGAGTGATGAACCCAAGCCGATTGTGACGACAGAAGGATATTCACCGCTTGAGTTTTACTCGGGTCAATCCAAGCAAGGAGTAGTCTCCGATATTTACAGCCTGGCTGCCACCCTGTATTACTGTCTGACCAAAGAGCGTCCCGTTGAAGTGGCGGCAAGAGTCATTGAGGATACCTTGCCAGCGATTCGAACACGGAACCCTGATGTTCCGCTGCTGCTGGCGAATGTCATTATGTGGGGATTGGCCGTCGACTCGAAAAAAAGATGCCCCACCCTCAAGCTGTTTGCGACAGCGATTCGTGCGGAGCATCTGATTTGGAAGGGAAAGGCGCGCTTCTCTCTTAGGAAGCTTCCTCATTAG